ACAAGGTACATTCGCGCCCACGGACAACCTGATGGAGCTGCTGCTGATGATCGACGCGGCCAGGCGTGCCTCCGCGTATAAGGTGATTGCCGTGATCCCGTATTATGGGTATGCCCGCCAGGATCGCAAGGATAAACCCCGGGTGGCCATTGGTTCTAAGCTGGTAGCCAATATGTTAGTAGCTGCGGGGGCCGACCGGGTCATTACAATGGACCTGCACGCGCCCCAGATCCAGGGCTATTTCGACATCCCGGTGGATCACCTGGACAGTTCGGCAATATTTATCCCCTATATTGAGCAACTGAAGCTGGAAAACCTTACCTTTGCGGCCCCTGACGTGGGTTCTGCCAACCGGGTGCGGGAGATCGCCAGTTACTTCGACGCCGAGATGGTGATCTGCGACAAGCACAGGAAAAGGGCCAACGAGATCGCTTCCATGGTGGTCATCGGGGATGTGCAAGGCAAAGACATCGTACTGATCGACGATATCTGCGACACGGGGGGAACCCTTGCCAAAAGCGCGGGGCTTCTCATGGAAAAGGGAGCAAGAAGCGTACGGGCGTTGTGTACGCACCCTGTGTTGAGCGGGAAGGCGTATGACAATATCGACAACAGCGTGCTGAGCGAATTGGTGGTGTGCGACACGATCCCGCTGAAACAGCACAGCGACAAGATCAAGGTCATATCGGTCGCCGACCTCTTCGCGGTAGCGATTAGAAATGCGTTTGAGAATAAGAGTATCACCAGTCTCTTTATCCACTCGCAGTTAAAAGAGAAAAGAGCAAAAAGTTAAACAACAATAAAAATGAAGACAATTACAATCGAAGGACAACTGAGGACCGAATTTGGCAAAAAAGCCACCCGCCAGATCCGCTCTCAGGAGCAAGTGCCCGGTGTAATTTACGGGGGTGCTCAGGAGGTGAACTTCACCGTTCCTGCTGCAGAATTAAAACCTGTCGTATACACCGCGGACTTCCAATTCGTGGAAATCAAGCTGGACGGCAAGTCCTACAAGTGTATCATGAAAGACATCCAGTTCGACAAGGTGAGCGACGAAGTGATCCACTTCGACCTCCTGGAGCTGGTCGGTGATAAAAAAGTGGTAGCCACCGTTCCCCTCAAGTTTACCGGTGCCTCTGAAGGGGTAAAGGACGGCGGTAAGCT
This region of Dinghuibacter silviterrae genomic DNA includes:
- a CDS encoding ribose-phosphate pyrophosphokinase codes for the protein MSVTSAKIFSGTGSQYLAEKIARSYGCNLGRVIVSKFSDGEIQPVFQESIRGDYVFLVQGTFAPTDNLMELLLMIDAARRASAYKVIAVIPYYGYARQDRKDKPRVAIGSKLVANMLVAAGADRVITMDLHAPQIQGYFDIPVDHLDSSAIFIPYIEQLKLENLTFAAPDVGSANRVREIASYFDAEMVICDKHRKRANEIASMVVIGDVQGKDIVLIDDICDTGGTLAKSAGLLMEKGARSVRALCTHPVLSGKAYDNIDNSVLSELVVCDTIPLKQHSDKIKVISVADLFAVAIRNAFENKSITSLFIHSQLKEKRAKS
- a CDS encoding 50S ribosomal protein L25, with the protein product MKTITIEGQLRTEFGKKATRQIRSQEQVPGVIYGGAQEVNFTVPAAELKPVVYTADFQFVEIKLDGKSYKCIMKDIQFDKVSDEVIHFDLLELVGDKKVVATVPLKFTGASEGVKDGGKLVTKMKTLKVKAFPKDLRENIEVDITSMKINDNLRVEDVKAPNMEILNSPRIPIASVVTTRALRQEEAATAKK